A single window of Calditerrivibrio sp. DNA harbors:
- a CDS encoding lysophospholipid acyltransferase family protein → MLFLKYIVAFFQKMGVQRLKVLGKYIGKMVYYLSKERRQVAHKNLSLVFDGVVPEGLTKKTFENNFISFLEIFLVRDIDEGFLEYVDLPDMGELFRLIEEKRNIFLISGHIGSWEFLPKIYTMISKNSITVVGKSLRSEKLNKIVEALRYCEKINYINHFNALISIQRAFKKNMAVGALLDQGGLEKNSFFVEFFGLKTTFVSGIPIYAVRSNAVIVMAFLLRQKDRWRLEIYPALFPDKSLSEIESAKKLAKSINEVYEDVIKKYPEQWLAMNKRFKRVLESEDGQACSIY, encoded by the coding sequence ATGTTATTTCTTAAGTATATAGTGGCATTTTTTCAGAAGATGGGTGTGCAAAGACTGAAGGTTTTAGGAAAATATATAGGAAAGATGGTTTATTATCTGTCAAAGGAAAGACGACAGGTAGCCCATAAAAATCTGTCACTGGTTTTTGATGGAGTAGTACCTGAAGGACTTACTAAAAAAACATTTGAAAACAATTTTATCTCGTTTTTGGAGATCTTTTTAGTGAGAGATATCGATGAGGGGTTTTTGGAATATGTGGATTTGCCTGATATGGGGGAGCTGTTTCGTTTGATTGAAGAAAAAAGAAATATCTTTCTGATTTCAGGTCATATTGGTAGTTGGGAGTTTCTACCTAAAATATACACAATGATTAGTAAAAACAGTATCACTGTTGTGGGTAAATCTTTGAGGAGTGAAAAGCTTAATAAAATTGTGGAAGCGCTAAGGTATTGTGAAAAAATAAATTATATCAATCATTTCAATGCTCTTATTAGTATTCAAAGGGCTTTTAAAAAAAACATGGCTGTTGGGGCGCTGTTGGATCAGGGTGGGCTGGAGAAAAATTCTTTTTTTGTTGAGTTTTTTGGTTTGAAGACTACATTTGTTTCAGGTATACCTATTTATGCTGTACGAAGTAATGCTGTAATAGTTATGGCATTTTTATTAAGACAAAAGGATAGGTGGAGGTTGGAGATATATCCAGCTCTTTTCCCAGATAAATCGTTATCTGAAATTGAAAGTGCAAAAAAGCTTGCTAAAAGTATTAATGAAGTCTATGAAGATGTAATAAAAAAATATCCAGAGCAATGGTTGGCTATGAATAAGAGGTTCAAAAGAGTACTGGAGAGTGAAGATGGGCAGGCCTGCAGTATTTATTGA
- a CDS encoding 3-deoxy-D-manno-octulosonic acid transferase yields MLSFIYNLCLHLIIPLALPLGYIFAYKRGEDKDYFERFGFIKIEKDLKNSMWIHCASVGEVRSIKGFVKLLKKDYPEMAIVISTITATGKKIALEEINPDVAFLLPIENRWAISHLLDLLNCRLFILVDTEIWPNLINVVSKKVPIFIINGRLSDKSFRRYLLFKFVFKKLLNKVTKIYAKSDEDRNRFVRILEDSSKVNILSNIKYLNMSAFVDLNIIPNGKRILIAGSTHADEEEIILDSFMETFDDDLFDQVVIAPRHLNRVNEVVDICVKKGLKVSFLSNYNPESDVVIVDRFGCLEYLYNVSLKVFIGGSLVRIGGHNIFEAIQFKKVVSVGPYMENFKEVYDLAKMYGLVVDVYGKDDLVRYYKTEYNLENFERFIADVEHIIKNRLEPLFKDIRDVIS; encoded by the coding sequence ATGCTAAGTTTTATTTATAACCTATGTTTGCATTTAATTATCCCTTTAGCGTTACCTCTTGGGTACATATTTGCCTATAAAAGGGGTGAAGATAAGGATTATTTTGAAAGATTCGGGTTTATTAAGATAGAAAAAGATCTCAAAAACTCTATGTGGATCCACTGTGCAAGTGTTGGAGAAGTTAGAAGTATAAAGGGTTTTGTAAAACTCTTGAAAAAAGATTACCCAGAAATGGCTATTGTAATCTCCACTATTACAGCTACAGGAAAGAAAATAGCTCTGGAAGAAATAAATCCTGATGTAGCTTTCCTTTTACCTATTGAGAATAGATGGGCTATATCCCATCTTTTGGATCTGTTAAATTGTAGACTTTTTATCTTAGTGGATACTGAAATCTGGCCAAATCTTATCAATGTCGTGTCGAAAAAGGTTCCTATTTTTATAATCAATGGGAGACTATCTGATAAGAGTTTTAGGAGATATCTTCTTTTTAAGTTTGTTTTTAAAAAACTGCTCAACAAAGTCACTAAGATATATGCAAAAAGTGATGAGGACAGAAATAGGTTTGTAAGGATCCTGGAAGACTCTTCAAAGGTTAATATATTAAGTAATATTAAATACCTGAATATGAGTGCTTTTGTCGACCTAAATATCATCCCCAACGGAAAAAGGATTTTGATTGCTGGCAGTACCCATGCAGATGAGGAAGAGATTATCTTGGATAGTTTTATGGAAACATTCGATGACGATCTTTTTGATCAGGTCGTTATAGCTCCAAGACATTTAAATAGGGTAAATGAAGTGGTTGATATCTGTGTAAAAAAGGGGTTGAAGGTATCTTTCTTGAGTAATTATAACCCTGAGTCGGATGTTGTTATAGTTGATAGGTTTGGTTGCCTTGAATATTTGTACAATGTATCTTTAAAGGTTTTTATTGGAGGATCGTTGGTAAGGATCGGTGGGCATAATATATTTGAGGCAATACAGTTTAAAAAAGTTGTATCAGTTGGCCCTTATATGGAAAATTTCAAAGAGGTTTATGATCTTGCCAAGATGTACGGTCTGGTGGTGGATGTGTATGGTAAGGATGACCTTGTTAGATATTATAAAACAGAGTATAATTTGGAAAACTTTGAAAGGTTTATAGCTGATGTGGAACATATAATTAAAAATAGATTGGAGCCATTGTTTAAGGATATCAGGGATGTTATTTCTTAA
- a CDS encoding DegT/DnrJ/EryC1/StrS family aminotransferase, with protein MIPMLDIKRELAVIGDEIKAEIDKSLNSTQFILGPNVKEFEEKAAAYLGCKYAVGVASGTDALHLALKAIGIKDGDEVITTPFTFIATAEAIVYCGGKPVFVDVDEETMNIDVQKIEEKITSKTKAIIPVHLFGNPCDMDKIIDISKKFGLKIIEDCAQSFGATYKGIQTGNIGDIGCFSFFPSKNLGCYGDGGMVTTNDEQLYKILLALRNHGSYVRYYHEMIGFNSRLDDLQAAILKVKLKYIDNFNQERRSVAQLYKKTIGASVGYQKETTGAVHVYHQYTITSPKRDLAMEALKKSEVATAIYYPVPLHLQNAFKYLGYKEGDLPVSEKLAKTVFSLPINPYLDDSEVIIIGEIVKKALVNE; from the coding sequence ATGATCCCAATGTTGGATATAAAAAGAGAACTTGCGGTTATTGGCGATGAGATTAAGGCTGAAATAGATAAGAGTTTAAATAGTACTCAGTTTATTTTGGGACCTAATGTAAAGGAGTTTGAGGAGAAGGCTGCTGCTTATCTTGGGTGTAAGTATGCTGTAGGTGTGGCAAGTGGTACAGACGCACTGCATCTGGCTTTAAAGGCGATTGGTATAAAAGATGGTGATGAGGTTATAACTACACCATTTACTTTTATTGCTACGGCCGAAGCTATTGTTTATTGTGGTGGCAAACCTGTTTTTGTGGATGTAGATGAGGAGACGATGAACATCGATGTTCAAAAAATAGAAGAAAAGATTACTTCAAAGACAAAAGCGATTATTCCTGTTCATCTCTTTGGTAACCCTTGTGACATGGACAAGATAATAGATATATCCAAAAAATTTGGTTTGAAAATTATAGAGGACTGTGCCCAGTCGTTTGGGGCGACATACAAAGGTATCCAAACAGGCAATATAGGAGATATCGGTTGTTTCAGTTTTTTCCCCAGTAAAAACTTAGGTTGTTATGGTGATGGGGGGATGGTTACTACAAATGATGAACAGTTATATAAGATATTGTTAGCTTTGAGAAATCATGGTTCATATGTTAGGTATTATCATGAAATGATAGGGTTTAATTCCAGATTAGACGATCTACAAGCTGCTATCTTAAAAGTCAAATTAAAGTATATAGATAATTTTAATCAGGAGAGAAGATCAGTAGCTCAACTCTACAAAAAAACTATAGGAGCATCTGTAGGGTATCAAAAAGAAACTACAGGTGCAGTGCATGTGTATCATCAATATACTATTACAAGTCCAAAGCGTGATTTAGCAATGGAGGCTCTTAAGAAGTCTGAAGTAGCCACAGCGATATATTACCCTGTGCCCTTACATCTACAAAACGCCTTTAAGTATCTTGGATACAAAGAAGGGGATTTACCTGTAAGTGAAAAGCTTGCTAAAACAGTGTTTTCTCTGCCCATAAATCCATATCTTGATGATTCTGAGGTAATTATTATAGGAGAAATAGTAAAAAAAGCTCTTGTAAATGAATAA
- a CDS encoding lysophospholipid acyltransferase family protein: MNKILIYIFVVIIKLLIKTVRFEIHGLDTYKDLKARGERVIFAIWHGQLALFYPMSKYSKACGIVSRSRDGEIAANIIKYFGFDSVRGSSSRAGAMAILEAEKYLKEDFDIIITIDGPKGPKFDVKKGVIYIAKRFDCVIIPVVASVDRFLRFSSWDNFLFPKPFAKIDLFLGDPYITDKDIDKSKIKAETDSLKAKMLNMTERYAKFYL, encoded by the coding sequence ATGAATAAGATTCTTATATATATTTTTGTCGTTATAATAAAGTTGCTGATTAAAACTGTGCGCTTTGAGATTCATGGTTTGGATACCTATAAGGATTTAAAAGCTCGAGGTGAGAGGGTTATCTTTGCTATATGGCATGGTCAATTAGCACTTTTTTACCCTATGTCTAAATACTCAAAAGCCTGTGGTATAGTTTCCCGAAGCAGAGATGGGGAGATAGCAGCAAATATTATAAAGTATTTCGGTTTCGATTCTGTAAGGGGTTCATCATCAAGGGCAGGGGCTATGGCTATTCTGGAGGCAGAAAAGTACTTGAAAGAGGATTTTGACATAATAATTACCATTGATGGACCTAAAGGACCTAAGTTTGATGTAAAAAAGGGTGTGATCTACATAGCTAAAAGGTTTGATTGTGTTATAATACCTGTTGTGGCTTCTGTGGATAGATTTTTACGATTTTCCAGTTGGGATAACTTTCTCTTTCCAAAACCGTTTGCTAAAATTGACCTTTTTCTGGGTGACCCATATATCACGGATAAAGATATCGATAAATCGAAGATAAAAGCTGAAACAGATTCCCTTAAAGCCAAAATGCTTAATATGACGGAGAGATATGCTAAGTTTTATTTATAA